The following are encoded together in the Sinorhizobium terangae genome:
- a CDS encoding ABC transporter substrate-binding protein, which translates to MTHRISRRSVLAGGAALLSYAAFAPRAFSEEARLRLLWWGSQTRADRTNKVSELFKAANPGVSINGEFLGWSDYWPRLATQVAGGNAPDVIQMDYRYIVEYARRGALAPLDSYLGSVLKVEDFDQVQIKGGSVDGKLYGISLGANSTAMMVNTVAFEEAGVDLPTPATTWDELARMGIEITKAGKRKGYYGLSDGSGVEPLLENWLRQRGKALFTADGKIAYDANDGAEWFAMWQKMRDDKACVPADIQALDQFNIETSPLSLGKAATSYAHSNQLVGYQAINKDKIVLRSHALIGKDAKGGHYRKPSMFFSVSAKSSDPELGAKYVNFFVKDPDAAKVLGVERGVPESASVRDALAPSLDDLGRAALEYVSGLGALAGDLPPPPPSGAGEAELALRRVAEQVAFGQLDAKQGGETLVDEVTQILSRG; encoded by the coding sequence ATGACGCATCGCATCAGCAGACGCAGTGTGCTTGCAGGAGGAGCAGCACTTCTTTCATATGCGGCCTTCGCGCCGCGCGCCTTTTCCGAGGAGGCGCGGCTGCGCTTGCTATGGTGGGGATCGCAGACCCGAGCCGACCGCACCAACAAGGTCAGCGAGCTTTTCAAGGCAGCCAATCCGGGGGTTTCCATCAACGGCGAATTCCTCGGCTGGAGCGACTACTGGCCGCGCCTTGCGACCCAGGTCGCAGGGGGCAACGCGCCCGACGTCATCCAGATGGATTACCGCTACATCGTCGAATATGCCCGACGCGGCGCGCTTGCGCCGCTCGACAGCTATCTCGGCTCGGTGCTCAAGGTCGAGGATTTCGACCAGGTGCAGATCAAGGGCGGCAGCGTCGACGGCAAGCTCTACGGCATCAGTCTCGGCGCCAATTCGACGGCGATGATGGTCAACACGGTCGCCTTCGAGGAAGCCGGCGTCGACCTGCCGACGCCAGCCACCACCTGGGACGAGCTCGCTCGCATGGGTATCGAGATCACCAAGGCCGGCAAGCGCAAGGGCTATTACGGCCTTTCGGACGGCAGCGGCGTGGAGCCGCTCCTCGAAAACTGGCTGCGCCAGCGCGGCAAGGCCCTCTTCACCGCGGACGGCAAGATCGCCTATGACGCGAATGACGGGGCCGAATGGTTTGCCATGTGGCAGAAGATGCGCGACGACAAGGCCTGCGTGCCGGCGGATATACAGGCGCTCGACCAGTTCAATATCGAGACGAGTCCTTTGTCGCTCGGAAAGGCGGCGACGTCCTATGCCCATTCCAACCAGCTCGTCGGCTATCAGGCGATCAACAAAGACAAGATCGTGCTGAGGAGCCATGCGCTGATCGGCAAGGATGCCAAGGGCGGCCATTACCGCAAGCCATCGATGTTCTTCTCGGTGTCGGCCAAGAGCAGCGATCCGGAACTCGGCGCGAAATATGTCAACTTCTTCGTCAAGGATCCGGACGCGGCCAAGGTCCTCGGCGTCGAACGGGGTGTGCCGGAATCGGCGTCCGTGCGCGACGCGCTCGCACCATCGCTCGATGACCTCGGGCGGGCAGCGCTCGAATATGTCTCCGGGCTCGGCGCGCTCGCCGGCGATCTGCCGCCACCGCCGCCGTCCGGCGCCGGCGAGGCGGAGCTGGCCCTGCGCAGGGTCGCCGAGCAGGTAGCCTTCGGCCAGCTCGACGCCAAACAGGGCGGCGAGACGCTGGTAGACGAGGTCACACAGATCCTGTCGCGAGGCTAA
- a CDS encoding carbohydrate ABC transporter permease has product MAAVQDSAVVVGAGANGRPAAQGRWASIWAKHGAGYMFLLPWLIGFFGLTLGPAVASLYLSFTSFDLIRAPEWVGTANYVRIATADPKFAAAIHVTFLYVVLSVPFKLAFALLVAILLNRGVRGLTVYRAIFYLPSLLGGSVAIAVLWRQLFAGDGLINSLLGQFGIEGPSWISHPNYSIWTLVVLSVWQFGSPMIIFLAGLRQIPTDMYEAASLDGASKFRQFYKITLPLLTPVIFFNAVVQTIDAFKAFTPAFIISGGTGGPINSTLFYTLYLYQEAFGNFRMGYASALAWILVLIIALFTAFSFLTSRYWVHYDD; this is encoded by the coding sequence ATGGCGGCCGTGCAGGATAGCGCTGTCGTCGTCGGTGCGGGCGCCAACGGGCGCCCCGCCGCACAGGGCCGATGGGCCTCCATCTGGGCGAAGCACGGAGCCGGCTACATGTTCCTGTTGCCGTGGCTCATCGGCTTCTTCGGCCTGACGCTCGGGCCTGCGGTCGCCTCGCTCTATCTCTCCTTCACCAGTTTCGACCTTATCCGCGCGCCGGAATGGGTCGGGACCGCCAACTACGTGCGCATCGCGACCGCCGATCCGAAATTCGCTGCCGCGATCCATGTGACTTTCCTCTATGTCGTGCTTTCGGTTCCCTTCAAGCTCGCCTTCGCGCTGCTCGTCGCCATCCTTCTCAATCGCGGCGTCCGGGGACTGACCGTCTATCGCGCGATCTTCTATTTGCCGTCGCTGCTCGGAGGCAGCGTCGCGATCGCCGTGCTCTGGCGCCAGCTCTTTGCCGGCGACGGCCTCATCAACAGCCTGCTTGGCCAGTTCGGCATTGAGGGCCCGAGCTGGATCTCGCATCCGAATTATTCGATCTGGACCCTCGTCGTGCTGAGCGTCTGGCAGTTCGGCTCGCCGATGATCATCTTCCTTGCCGGCCTTCGCCAGATTCCGACCGACATGTATGAGGCTGCGAGCCTCGACGGCGCATCGAAGTTCCGGCAGTTCTACAAGATCACGCTGCCGCTTTTGACCCCGGTCATCTTCTTTAATGCGGTGGTGCAGACGATCGATGCCTTCAAGGCCTTCACCCCGGCCTTCATCATTTCCGGCGGCACCGGCGGACCGATCAACTCGACGCTCTTCTATACGCTCTATCTCTATCAGGAAGCCTTCGGCAATTTCCGCATGGGCTATGCCTCGGCGCTCGCCTGGATCCTGGTGCTGATCATCGCGCTCTTCACTGCCTTTTCGTTCCTCACCTCTCGCTACTGGGTGCACTACGATGACTGA
- a CDS encoding carbohydrate ABC transporter permease, with protein sequence MTDATMSSVTAPPSVPLGRRGPLGSVLVHGGLVAASIAMLYPLLWMISASVRPEDEIFASTSLWPSSIDFASYLRGWFGLDVSFGRFFWNSLVVSVLTVIGNVVACSLAAYAFARLRFAGRNFWFAIMLGTLMIPYHVTLIPQYVLFLNLGWVNTFLPLVVPKFLASDAFFIFLMVQFFRGIPRELDEAAMMDGCGPWRIYWKIMLPLSLPVLATAAIFSFIWTWDDFFGPLIYLNDMNTYTIQLGLRTFVDSSSTSDWGGLFAMSTLSLVPVFFFFLFFQRLLIEGIATTGMKR encoded by the coding sequence ATGACTGATGCGACCATGAGCTCCGTAACCGCCCCACCATCGGTACCGCTCGGCCGCCGCGGCCCCTTGGGATCGGTTCTCGTCCACGGCGGCCTGGTCGCCGCGTCGATCGCGATGCTCTATCCGCTCTTGTGGATGATTTCCGCATCGGTAAGGCCGGAGGACGAGATCTTCGCCTCGACCTCGCTCTGGCCGTCGTCGATCGATTTCGCTTCCTATTTGCGCGGCTGGTTCGGCCTCGACGTCAGCTTCGGCCGCTTCTTCTGGAACTCACTCGTCGTGTCCGTGCTGACGGTGATCGGCAATGTCGTCGCCTGTTCGCTCGCGGCCTACGCCTTCGCGCGGCTTCGCTTCGCCGGGCGCAATTTCTGGTTCGCGATCATGCTGGGGACGCTGATGATCCCCTATCACGTGACGCTCATCCCCCAATATGTGCTCTTCCTCAATCTCGGCTGGGTGAATACCTTCCTGCCGCTCGTGGTGCCGAAATTCCTGGCGAGCGACGCCTTCTTCATCTTCCTGATGGTCCAGTTCTTCCGCGGCATCCCGCGCGAACTCGACGAGGCGGCAATGATGGACGGCTGCGGCCCCTGGCGCATCTACTGGAAGATCATGCTGCCGCTCTCCCTGCCGGTGCTGGCAACCGCCGCGATCTTCTCCTTCATCTGGACCTGGGACGATTTCTTCGGACCGCTGATCTACCTCAACGACATGAACACCTACACTATCCAGCTGGGCCTCAGGACCTTCGTCGACTCAAGCAGCACCTCCGACTGGGGCGGACTCTTCGCCATGTCGACGCTGTCGCTCGTGCCGGTGTTCTTCTTCTTCCTGTTCTTCCAGCGCCTTCTGATCGAAGGCATCGCCACCACTGGCATGAAGCGCTGA
- a CDS encoding Gfo/Idh/MocA family protein yields the protein MDELRFAAVGLNHNHIYGQVNCLLRAGARLVGFHEPDDALAAEFLATYKDVPRIATLDRILEDESIGLVTSASVSAERAEVAIRAMRHGKDVLVDKPGMTSLDQLARVRRVQAETGRIFSILFSEHFESPATVKAGELVAAGAIGEVVHMVGLGPHRLRKESRPGWFFRRSDYGGILTDIASHQCEQFLFFAGAAHATILSASVDNRSVPESPELQDTGNIHLSTDRATGMIHVNWLTPDGMPTWGDGRLFIVGTTGTIEVRKTVDLAGRAGGNHLFLADRSGVEHIDCSDVDLPFGRQLLADIRDRTETAMPQQRCFNAMELALSAQAIAERNQEKN from the coding sequence ATGGACGAATTGCGTTTTGCCGCGGTCGGGCTCAACCACAACCACATCTACGGCCAGGTCAATTGCCTTTTGAGAGCCGGCGCCCGCCTCGTCGGCTTCCACGAACCGGACGACGCATTGGCCGCGGAGTTCTTGGCCACGTACAAGGATGTGCCGCGTATCGCGACACTCGACCGGATCCTCGAGGACGAGAGCATCGGCCTTGTCACCTCGGCTTCGGTCTCTGCCGAGCGGGCGGAGGTGGCGATCCGCGCCATGCGCCACGGCAAGGACGTGCTCGTTGACAAGCCGGGGATGACGAGTCTCGACCAGCTCGCCAGGGTGCGCCGGGTCCAGGCCGAAACGGGGCGCATCTTCTCGATCCTCTTTTCCGAGCATTTCGAGAGCCCGGCGACGGTTAAAGCCGGCGAACTGGTCGCCGCCGGTGCCATCGGCGAGGTCGTGCACATGGTCGGCCTCGGGCCGCATCGGCTGCGCAAGGAAAGCCGCCCCGGCTGGTTCTTCCGCCGCTCGGATTACGGCGGCATCTTGACCGACATCGCTTCGCACCAGTGCGAGCAGTTCCTCTTCTTCGCCGGCGCCGCCCATGCCACCATTCTCTCGGCGAGCGTCGACAACCGGAGCGTTCCCGAGAGCCCGGAACTGCAGGACACGGGCAACATCCATCTTTCGACGGACCGGGCCACCGGAATGATCCATGTCAACTGGCTCACCCCGGACGGCATGCCGACCTGGGGCGACGGCCGACTTTTCATCGTGGGCACGACCGGCACGATCGAGGTGCGCAAGACGGTCGATCTCGCCGGGCGCGCAGGAGGCAACCACCTGTTTCTTGCCGATCGCAGCGGCGTCGAGCACATCGACTGCTCGGACGTCGACCTTCCTTTCGGCCGTCAGCTCCTCGCCGACATCCGCGACAGAACCGAAACCGCCATGCCGCAGCAACGCTGCTTCAATGCCATGGAGCTTGCCCTTTCAGCGCAAGCGATCGCCGAACGTAACCAGGAAAAGAACTGA
- a CDS encoding Gfo/Idh/MocA family protein, translating into MSVKTVAIIGCGIGRSHIIEGYLPHPDKFRVTALCDLNVERLNEVGNEFGIEKRTTSFKELLADDSIDIIDICTPPGIHLEQVLDALASGKHVICEKPLTGSLKGVDRIMEAEKEAKGVLMPIFQYRYGDGIEKAKRIIEAGIAGKPYVGSVETFWLRTPEYYSVPWRGKWETELGGVLVTHALHLHDMMLHLLGPVARVFGRVATRVNDIEVEDCASASLLMENGAFVSLSCTLGSLEQISRLRLHFENVTLESSHEPYAPGKDPWKIIAANEIVQAEIDEVIGDWRPVSPRFTTQMAHFHAFLSGDGPLPVTTRDARQALELVTAIYQSADTGREITLPIGPESPKYANWRANTR; encoded by the coding sequence ATGAGCGTAAAGACAGTTGCCATCATCGGCTGCGGGATCGGGCGGTCGCACATCATCGAAGGCTATCTGCCGCATCCGGACAAGTTCCGGGTGACCGCGCTCTGCGACCTCAACGTGGAACGGCTGAACGAAGTCGGCAACGAGTTCGGCATCGAGAAGCGCACGACCTCGTTCAAGGAACTGCTTGCCGACGACAGCATCGATATCATCGATATCTGCACCCCGCCCGGGATTCACCTCGAACAGGTCCTCGACGCACTGGCGTCCGGCAAACACGTGATCTGCGAGAAGCCGCTCACCGGTTCGCTCAAGGGCGTCGACCGGATCATGGAGGCGGAGAAAGAGGCCAAGGGCGTGCTGATGCCGATCTTCCAGTATCGCTACGGCGACGGCATCGAGAAGGCGAAGCGCATCATCGAGGCCGGCATTGCCGGCAAACCCTATGTGGGCTCGGTCGAAACATTCTGGCTGCGCACGCCGGAATATTACTCCGTTCCCTGGCGCGGGAAATGGGAGACGGAGCTTGGCGGCGTGCTTGTGACCCACGCCCTGCACCTGCACGACATGATGCTTCACCTCCTCGGCCCCGTCGCACGAGTGTTCGGGCGCGTCGCAACGCGTGTCAACGATATCGAGGTCGAGGACTGCGCCTCGGCAAGCCTGCTGATGGAGAACGGCGCCTTCGTTTCGCTCTCCTGCACGCTCGGCTCGCTAGAGCAGATCAGCCGTCTTCGCCTGCACTTCGAGAATGTCACCCTCGAAAGCAGCCACGAGCCCTATGCTCCCGGAAAGGATCCCTGGAAGATCATTGCTGCCAACGAGATCGTGCAGGCTGAGATCGACGAAGTGATCGGCGACTGGCGTCCCGTCTCGCCGCGTTTCACCACGCAAATGGCCCATTTCCACGCCTTTCTCAGCGGCGACGGACCGCTCCCCGTCACCACCAGGGATGCACGGCAGGCATTGGAACTGGTGACGGCGATCTATCAGTCCGCCGACACAGGTCGCGAGATAACGCTTCCGATCGGACCGGAGAGTCCGAAATATGCCAATTGGCGCGCGAATACGCGGTAA
- a CDS encoding ABC transporter ATP-binding protein — MATSVVLQKVEKRYGALDVIHGIDLTIDPGEFAVFVGPSGCGKSTLLRMIAGLEEITGGTLMLDNDRMNEVAPAKRGIAMVFQSYALYPHMSVYKNLAFGLETAGYRKTEIEPKVRRAAEILQIEKLLDRKPKALSGGQRQRVAIGRAIVREPRIFLFDEPLSNLDAELRVQMRVEISRLHRDLGNTMIYVTHDQVEAMTMADKIVVLNSGRIEQVGAPLDLYNNPVNRFVAGFIGSPKMNFLKARIAAVGEAETAIQVCGGTIRLPRVLDGAAPGQDVTFGIRPEHLSAHEDGIALAPINVELVENLGGETMLYGITPDSQHVTVALEGQQKVERGTNLAVHFDPSRCHVFGADGKAI, encoded by the coding sequence ATGGCAACCAGCGTCGTTCTTCAGAAGGTCGAGAAGCGTTATGGCGCGCTCGATGTGATCCACGGCATCGACCTGACCATCGATCCCGGCGAGTTCGCCGTCTTCGTCGGCCCCTCCGGTTGCGGCAAGTCGACCCTGCTGCGCATGATCGCCGGTCTGGAAGAGATTACCGGCGGCACGCTGATGCTCGACAACGACCGGATGAACGAGGTGGCGCCGGCCAAGCGCGGTATCGCCATGGTGTTTCAGTCCTATGCGCTCTATCCGCATATGTCGGTCTACAAGAATCTCGCCTTCGGCCTTGAGACGGCAGGCTACAGAAAAACGGAGATCGAGCCGAAAGTGCGTCGCGCCGCCGAGATCCTGCAGATCGAGAAGCTGCTCGACCGCAAGCCGAAGGCGCTCTCCGGCGGCCAACGCCAGCGCGTCGCGATCGGCCGGGCGATCGTGCGCGAACCGCGCATCTTCCTCTTCGACGAACCGCTTTCCAACCTCGATGCGGAACTCCGCGTGCAGATGCGCGTCGAAATCTCGCGGCTTCATCGTGATCTCGGCAACACGATGATCTACGTGACCCACGATCAGGTGGAGGCCATGACCATGGCCGACAAGATCGTCGTCCTGAACTCCGGACGGATCGAGCAGGTGGGAGCACCGCTCGATCTCTACAACAACCCCGTCAACCGCTTCGTCGCCGGGTTCATCGGCAGCCCGAAAATGAACTTCCTCAAGGCGCGCATCGCTGCCGTCGGCGAAGCGGAAACCGCGATCCAGGTTTGCGGCGGCACGATCCGCCTGCCGCGTGTCTTGGATGGCGCAGCGCCGGGACAGGACGTGACCTTCGGCATCCGGCCGGAACATCTTTCCGCACACGAAGATGGCATCGCGCTCGCCCCGATCAATGTCGAGCTGGTTGAAAACCTCGGCGGCGAAACCATGCTCTACGGCATCACCCCTGACAGTCAGCACGTCACGGTCGCGCTCGAGGGCCAGCAGAAGGTGGAGCGCGGCACCAATCTCGCCGTTCACTTCGATCCTTCGCGCTGCCACGTCTTCGGCGCCGACGGCAAGGCGATCTAA
- a CDS encoding redoxin family protein, producing MSAPYTDHPLQPGDRAPNIVLDAISRDGTIALDDFRGRSPLLIGLFRGLLCPFCRRHVAAMAQLNPALREKGVNSLAVVNTPVERARLYFRYHPIPGLLAASDPERASHRAFGLPLLEFTENETDWPYKVGMDVVTTMRVDRPGELPEPMNPDAAGDLLNTRDGYEITDADQKVRIPGHMQLVGHFLLDREGVVRWSFTEVEDEGQNMCRALNPEELMSAASEVVP from the coding sequence ATGTCTGCGCCCTATACCGACCATCCGTTGCAACCGGGCGACCGGGCGCCAAACATCGTGCTGGATGCGATCTCGCGCGACGGAACGATTGCACTTGATGATTTTCGCGGCCGCAGCCCGTTGTTGATCGGTTTGTTTCGAGGCCTGCTCTGTCCATTCTGCCGGCGCCATGTCGCCGCGATGGCACAGCTCAACCCGGCACTGCGTGAGAAAGGCGTGAACTCTCTAGCGGTGGTAAACACCCCGGTCGAACGCGCGCGACTCTATTTCCGTTATCATCCGATACCCGGCCTTCTTGCTGCATCCGATCCGGAGCGAGCTTCACACCGCGCCTTCGGCTTACCTCTCCTCGAGTTCACGGAAAATGAGACCGACTGGCCATACAAGGTCGGAATGGATGTGGTCACGACAATGCGGGTCGATCGGCCCGGGGAGTTGCCTGAACCGATGAATCCGGACGCAGCAGGCGACCTTCTTAACACGAGGGATGGGTACGAAATTACAGACGCCGATCAGAAGGTGAGGATTCCCGGGCACATGCAGCTCGTCGGTCATTTCCTGCTCGATCGAGAAGGTGTCGTGCGCTGGAGCTTTACGGAAGTTGAAGACGAAGGCCAGAATATGTGCCGGGCGCTCAATCCCGAAGAGTTGATGTCGGCAGCTTCCGAAGTCGTCCCTTAA